From Thalassotalea euphylliae, the proteins below share one genomic window:
- a CDS encoding PilT/PilU family type 4a pilus ATPase: MDFHQLLRTMVENQASDMFVTAKLPVSAKINGELRPIDEQMLSPEQALGLVHDAMNDKQKAQFDEEKECNFAISIDEIGRFRVSAFWQRDMAGMVIRRIVTDIPDADELGLPPILKDVVMSKRGLVLFVGGTGTGKSTSMAALIGYRNKNARGHILTIEDPVEFVHEHGKSMITQREVGLDTESFDAALKSSLRQAPDVILIGEIRSQEIMEHALAFAETGHLCIATLHANNANQAIDRIMHLVPADQHKKLQFDLALNLRGIVAQQLIPTKDGHGRVAAIEILLNSPFISELIKKGEVGSIKEVMEKSNELGMQTFDQALFELYQQGLINYADALHHADSPNDLRLMIKLRSNDQGGTGGLQGVTLAGMDEEKEKNDLRF, from the coding sequence ATGGACTTTCATCAACTACTAAGAACCATGGTAGAAAACCAAGCCTCTGATATGTTTGTCACGGCTAAGTTACCAGTCAGTGCGAAAATTAATGGCGAGCTGCGCCCGATTGACGAGCAAATGCTATCCCCTGAGCAAGCGCTTGGCTTAGTGCACGATGCCATGAACGATAAGCAGAAAGCGCAGTTTGACGAGGAAAAAGAGTGTAACTTCGCGATTTCTATCGACGAAATTGGCCGTTTCCGTGTCTCGGCCTTTTGGCAACGAGATATGGCGGGTATGGTCATTCGTCGCATTGTGACCGACATTCCAGATGCTGATGAGTTGGGATTACCGCCGATTTTGAAAGATGTGGTGATGTCAAAACGCGGTTTAGTGCTATTTGTCGGTGGTACGGGCACCGGTAAATCCACGTCGATGGCGGCCTTAATTGGCTATCGCAATAAAAACGCCCGCGGGCATATTCTGACGATTGAAGATCCGGTGGAATTTGTTCACGAGCACGGCAAGAGCATGATCACTCAGCGCGAGGTAGGGCTAGATACAGAAAGCTTTGATGCCGCGCTGAAAAGCTCTTTGCGTCAGGCGCCTGATGTTATCTTAATTGGTGAGATCCGCTCACAAGAGATTATGGAGCACGCGCTCGCATTTGCCGAAACAGGTCACTTGTGTATTGCTACCCTGCATGCCAACAACGCCAACCAAGCGATTGACCGTATCATGCACTTAGTGCCTGCTGATCAGCACAAGAAACTGCAATTCGACTTAGCCCTAAACCTGCGCGGTATTGTTGCGCAACAGCTTATTCCCACCAAAGACGGTCATGGCCGAGTGGCGGCGATAGAGATTCTGCTTAACTCGCCGTTTATCTCTGAGCTGATCAAAAAAGGGGAAGTGGGCAGCATCAAGGAAGTGATGGAGAAGTCCAATGAACTGGGTATGCAAACCTTTGACCAAGCCTTGTTTGAACTATATCAGCAAGGACTCATCAACTACGCAGATGCGCTCCACCACGCCGACTCGCCAAATGATCTACGCTTGATGATCAAACTGCGCTCGAACGACCAAGGCGGAACAGGTGGCTTACAAGGGGTCACTTTAGCGGGCATGGACGAAGAAAAAGAGAAAAACGATCTTAGGTTTTAA
- the proC gene encoding pyrroline-5-carboxylate reductase codes for MNKIAFIGAGNMNRAIIAGLINNGVEPSSITVSNPSAPKREALANDYGIHQTPSNSQAAEHADTIVLGVKPHLIETVCRELAQTIDIDHKCFISVAAGTTMAQIQAALGEDKAVIRAMPNTPSQLGLGVTGAFASAQVNDEQRIAADRLMKATGIVKWLAQESEIDHIIAVSGSGPAYFFLFMEAMASEAERLGFSADDARTLVQQTALGAAQMVVENDIAIGQLRENVTSKGGTTQAALNTFTEGGLAQLVSDAMQAAIARAKAMAAK; via the coding sequence ATGAACAAAATCGCATTTATCGGCGCAGGCAACATGAACCGCGCGATTATCGCTGGCTTGATCAACAATGGTGTCGAGCCAAGTAGTATCACGGTTTCCAACCCTTCAGCCCCCAAACGCGAAGCGCTCGCCAATGACTACGGCATTCATCAAACGCCAAGTAATAGCCAAGCTGCGGAGCATGCCGATACTATTGTACTTGGGGTTAAACCACACTTAATTGAAACGGTTTGCCGCGAATTAGCCCAGACCATTGATATTGACCACAAGTGCTTTATTTCGGTGGCAGCAGGCACCACCATGGCACAAATTCAGGCAGCACTGGGCGAAGACAAAGCCGTTATTCGCGCTATGCCCAATACCCCTTCTCAACTGGGGTTAGGCGTTACAGGGGCTTTTGCCTCAGCACAAGTGAATGACGAACAACGGATCGCCGCCGATCGCCTCATGAAAGCCACAGGCATTGTAAAATGGCTAGCACAAGAATCAGAAATCGATCACATTATCGCCGTTTCTGGCTCCGGCCCAGCCTACTTTTTCTTATTTATGGAAGCCATGGCAAGTGAAGCGGAACGACTAGGTTTCAGTGCTGATGACGCTCGAACACTTGTCCAGCAAACGGCACTGGGCGCGGCTCAAATGGTCGTGGAGAACGATATTGCTATCGGCCAGTTGCGTGAAAACGTCACCTCCAAGGGCGGTACCACACAAGCCGCCCTAAACACTTTTACCGAGGGCGGCTTGGCACAGCTGGTGAGTGACGCCATGCAAGCAGCCATTGCCCGTGCTAAAGCAATGGCAGCAAAATAA
- a CDS encoding YggS family pyridoxal phosphate-dependent enzyme: MNIKDNLTQIQQQIAIACQNTERAPNAVQLLAVSKTKSAEMVMQAYQAGQRHFGENYVQEAVDKVSQLSHLSDICWHFIGPIQSNKTRLIAENFAWVHSVDRIKIATRLNDQRSAQDTPLNICLQVNISGEQAKSGATLDELNALAAYVNNCQHLTLRGLMAIPQKQAPISVFNHMHQLFTDLKKSYPTIDTLSMGMTNDMDAAIAAGSTMVRIGTAIFGSRD, encoded by the coding sequence ATGAACATTAAAGATAATTTAACGCAAATCCAACAACAAATAGCCATCGCCTGCCAAAATACTGAACGCGCACCAAACGCGGTGCAATTATTAGCGGTCAGTAAGACTAAGTCGGCAGAGATGGTGATGCAAGCGTACCAAGCGGGTCAGCGCCACTTCGGTGAGAACTATGTGCAGGAAGCTGTCGATAAAGTGTCTCAATTGTCGCATCTGTCAGATATTTGCTGGCATTTTATCGGGCCAATTCAGTCCAACAAAACTCGGCTCATTGCCGAAAATTTTGCTTGGGTACACAGTGTTGACCGTATCAAAATTGCCACGCGCCTTAATGATCAAAGGTCTGCCCAAGATACTCCCCTGAACATCTGTTTACAAGTGAATATTAGCGGTGAACAAGCGAAATCAGGCGCAACGCTCGACGAGCTAAATGCCCTTGCCGCCTATGTGAATAATTGCCAACACTTAACCTTGCGTGGCTTGATGGCAATCCCACAAAAACAAGCGCCGATCTCTGTGTTCAACCACATGCACCAACTGTTTACCGATTTGAAAAAGAGCTACCCAACCATAGATACCTTATCAATGGGCATGACTAATGATATGGACGCTGCTATCGCCGCGGGTTCAACTATGGTGCGTATTGGCACCGCTATTTTTGGCAGCCGAGACTAG
- a CDS encoding PH domain-containing protein, whose translation MIDFNNKEVFKLKQNEEYGEMVTELLIDGEEIIDAYKSMRDGVVFTSKRIIAVNVQGITGSKKDFTSLPYKNIVAYSVETSGTFDLDSELEIYFSALGKVKFEFNGQTSILAISKVISEHTL comes from the coding sequence ATGATTGATTTTAATAATAAAGAAGTGTTTAAGCTTAAACAAAATGAAGAGTATGGTGAGATGGTCACTGAGTTGTTGATTGATGGCGAAGAAATTATCGATGCCTATAAATCAATGCGTGACGGGGTAGTGTTTACCAGCAAACGTATTATCGCCGTTAACGTGCAAGGCATTACTGGCAGCAAGAAAGACTTTACCTCACTACCTTACAAAAATATTGTCGCCTACTCAGTGGAAACCTCAGGTACGTTTGACTTAGATTCTGAGCTAGAAATTTACTTTTCAGCCTTGGGTAAAGTGAAGTTCGAATTTAATGGTCAAACGTCGATTTTGGCGATTTCCAAAGTGATTTCTGAGCATACGTTGTAA
- the hemW gene encoding radical SAM family heme chaperone HemW codes for MSLLVQQPLSLYIHIPWCVQKCPYCDFNSHGIKSALPEQAYTAALLKDLDDDIARFKLNDRKLHSIFIGGGTPSLFSAKAIGEILAGVFARFDHDSDIEVTLEANPGTVEADKFKGFAQAGVSRLSIGIQSFESDKLIKLGRIHDNQQAIRAAQFAKSCGVKSFNLDLMHGLPGQSLDAAMDDLAQAVALEPDHLSWYQLTIEPNTAFGSKPPKLPADETLWDIQEQGVQVLANAGFQQYEISAYSQAGKRSQHNINYWRFGDYLGIGCGAHGKITDLASGEIYRTVKVKHPKGYLEADRPALDHLNTVGAEELPFEFMMNQLRLREAFDIARFSATTGLPTSAIAAPLALAQSKGLLVNKGQEWQVSILGHRYLNDLLELFL; via the coding sequence ATGAGTTTATTGGTTCAACAGCCGTTATCGCTATACATCCACATTCCGTGGTGCGTGCAAAAGTGTCCTTATTGTGACTTTAATTCACATGGCATCAAATCAGCACTGCCAGAGCAAGCATACACAGCAGCACTGCTCAAAGATTTAGACGATGATATTGCGCGTTTCAAACTTAACGATCGCAAACTGCACAGCATCTTTATTGGTGGTGGTACACCAAGCCTGTTTTCAGCTAAGGCCATTGGTGAAATTCTTGCGGGTGTTTTTGCACGCTTTGATCACGACAGTGATATCGAAGTGACACTGGAAGCCAACCCAGGTACGGTTGAAGCTGATAAATTCAAAGGCTTTGCCCAAGCTGGCGTGTCGCGCCTATCTATTGGCATACAAAGCTTTGAATCAGATAAGCTGATCAAATTAGGCCGCATTCACGATAACCAGCAAGCAATCCGTGCGGCACAGTTTGCCAAGAGCTGCGGGGTCAAAAGCTTTAATTTAGACCTGATGCATGGTTTGCCGGGGCAGTCGCTCGATGCTGCGATGGATGATTTAGCGCAAGCTGTCGCACTTGAGCCTGATCATTTGTCTTGGTATCAACTGACCATTGAGCCTAACACCGCGTTTGGCTCAAAACCGCCAAAACTGCCCGCAGATGAAACCTTGTGGGATATCCAAGAGCAAGGAGTGCAAGTACTCGCCAACGCGGGCTTTCAGCAGTATGAAATTTCGGCATACAGCCAAGCGGGTAAGCGCAGTCAACACAATATCAATTACTGGCGTTTTGGCGATTACCTTGGCATTGGCTGCGGTGCACATGGCAAAATTACTGACCTTGCCAGCGGCGAGATTTATCGCACCGTAAAAGTCAAACACCCCAAAGGCTACCTTGAAGCAGATCGCCCTGCCCTTGATCACCTCAACACAGTAGGTGCAGAGGAGCTGCCGTTTGAATTTATGATGAACCAATTAAGGCTTAGAGAAGCTTTTGATATTGCACGTTTTTCAGCAACCACAGGTTTGCCCACAAGTGCCATTGCAGCGCCACTAGCACTTGCTCAATCAAAAGGCTTGCTGGTCAACAAGGGCCAAGAATGGCAAGTATCAATACTCGGCCATCGCTATTTGAACGATTTGCTTGAGCTGTTTTTATAA
- a CDS encoding YggT family protein, with amino-acid sequence MEAVVYLLRFFFDAVVTLLILRVWLQMVQADFYNPLSQFVVKVTNPLVVPFRRLIPGIGGFDVATIVVALFFAILEWVVFQGLSTGQIDFLFAMYLGTLALIKQVGFLLFIIMLVMAIMSWVVQGYNPTMVIFQQLTEPFLRPIRRVVPVIGGLDLSILVAFLALNVVNILLTGAVPYWGGV; translated from the coding sequence ATGGAAGCAGTCGTTTATTTATTGCGATTTTTCTTCGACGCCGTTGTGACCTTACTCATTCTTCGCGTATGGCTACAAATGGTTCAAGCCGATTTTTACAACCCACTCAGTCAATTTGTGGTTAAAGTGACCAACCCACTGGTTGTGCCATTTCGTCGCCTCATTCCCGGCATTGGCGGTTTCGATGTGGCAACCATAGTCGTGGCACTGTTTTTCGCCATTTTAGAATGGGTGGTTTTCCAAGGTTTGAGCACAGGTCAAATTGATTTCTTATTTGCCATGTACTTGGGAACGCTCGCGCTGATCAAGCAAGTGGGCTTCTTGTTATTTATCATTATGCTAGTGATGGCAATTATGAGCTGGGTGGTACAAGGTTATAACCCTACTATGGTGATATTCCAGCAGCTTACCGAACCCTTCTTGCGCCCAATCCGCCGAGTTGTACCTGTGATTGGTGGTTTAGACTTATCGATTTTAGTCGCGTTTTTAGCGTTGAACGTAGTCAATATTTTACTGACTGGCGCAGTCCCATACTGGGGTGGCGTTTAA
- a CDS encoding type IV pilus twitching motility protein PilT — MDITELLAFSVEHNASDLHLSTGTPPSIRVDGDVRKLNIPAFDAKDVNALVYDIMSDRQRKEYEEHMEVDFSFEVPNLARFRVNAFNQARGPAAVFRTIPSKVLTLDDLGCPDIFRDIADTPRGLVLVTGPTGSGKSTTLAAMIDYINSNKFHHILTIEDPIEFVHDNKMCLINQREVHRDTLSFDNALRSALREDPDVILVGEMRDLETIRLAMTAAETGHLVFGTLHTTSAPKTIDRIIDVFPAEEKSMVRSMLSESLRAVISQTLVKKVGGGRIAAHEIMIGVPAIRNLIREDKVAQMYSAIQTGMSHGMQTMDQCLLNLVNRGLITRQDAASKAADKNQFQGF, encoded by the coding sequence ATGGATATTACCGAATTATTGGCCTTTAGTGTTGAGCATAATGCATCTGACTTGCATTTATCGACAGGTACGCCACCGTCTATTCGCGTTGATGGCGATGTTCGTAAGTTGAATATTCCTGCCTTTGACGCCAAAGATGTAAACGCCTTGGTCTATGACATTATGAGCGACCGACAGCGTAAAGAATATGAAGAGCATATGGAAGTGGATTTTTCCTTTGAGGTGCCAAATTTAGCACGCTTTAGGGTAAATGCCTTCAACCAAGCGCGTGGGCCGGCGGCCGTGTTCCGTACTATCCCAAGCAAAGTACTGACCCTAGACGACTTGGGTTGCCCCGATATTTTCCGTGACATTGCCGATACTCCGCGCGGCTTAGTGCTGGTGACAGGCCCAACGGGTTCGGGTAAGTCAACCACGCTAGCGGCGATGATTGATTACATCAACTCCAATAAGTTCCACCATATTCTGACCATTGAAGACCCGATTGAATTTGTTCACGACAATAAAATGTGCCTGATCAACCAACGGGAAGTGCACCGCGATACCTTGAGTTTTGATAACGCATTACGCTCGGCGCTGCGTGAAGACCCTGACGTTATTCTCGTCGGTGAGATGCGTGACTTGGAAACGATTCGCCTAGCGATGACAGCAGCAGAAACGGGCCACTTAGTGTTTGGCACGCTACATACCACCTCAGCCCCTAAAACCATTGACCGTATTATTGATGTCTTCCCAGCGGAAGAAAAATCTATGGTGCGCTCGATGTTGTCTGAATCACTACGCGCCGTTATTTCGCAAACCCTGGTTAAGAAAGTGGGGGGGGGCCGAATTGCGGCTCATGAAATTATGATTGGCGTACCAGCTATTCGTAACCTCATTCGCGAAGATAAAGTGGCACAAATGTACTCTGCCATTCAAACGGGGATGTCGCATGGCATGCAGACCATGGATCAATGCTTGTTGAACCTCGTCAATCGCGGGTTGATCACGCGCCAAGATGCAGCGTCAAAAGCGGCAGACAAAAACCAGTTCCAAGGCTTCTAG
- a CDS encoding DUF4426 domain-containing protein, protein MKSIRTWLSSTLTLIALALASLSASAENMKTLGSLDVHYMAIGATFLTPQVAKSYGIERSKYNALINISVMDNTKANKPAKAVGISGTALNLTGQYKRLEFAEVREGQAIYYLAQLNFRDKEKVKFEINITDGNETHQLVFDQTFYVD, encoded by the coding sequence ATGAAATCAATTCGCACTTGGCTGAGCAGTACATTGACTCTCATTGCGCTAGCACTTGCCAGCTTGTCTGCCAGCGCGGAGAATATGAAAACCTTGGGCTCTTTAGACGTTCACTACATGGCCATCGGCGCGACATTTTTAACGCCACAAGTGGCTAAAAGTTACGGTATTGAGCGCAGTAAATACAATGCGCTGATTAATATCTCGGTGATGGATAACACTAAGGCCAATAAACCCGCCAAAGCTGTTGGCATCTCTGGTACCGCACTCAACTTAACAGGCCAATACAAACGTCTGGAGTTTGCCGAAGTGCGTGAAGGGCAAGCCATTTACTACCTCGCACAACTTAACTTTCGCGATAAAGAGAAAGTTAAATTTGAAATTAACATTACCGATGGCAATGAAACGCACCAGTTAGTCTTTGATCAAACGTTTTATGTTGATTAA
- a CDS encoding ArgR family transcriptional regulator produces the protein MTQSKPTTTKQVQGKQKEEQQLLQVFKSLIKQGSYRSQEELAFALAQQGFEHVSQSKVSRMLAKLGAVKTRNSQNEICYNLPDALIIPKTKHPIETIALDLKHNNYQIVLKTGTGGAPLMARVLDSLEESIGILGTIAGDDTVLIIPEDIAQIDAISQAIIDMLDIPTRRN, from the coding sequence ATGACACAAAGTAAACCAACAACAACCAAACAAGTTCAAGGCAAACAGAAAGAAGAACAGCAGTTGCTGCAAGTGTTTAAATCACTGATTAAGCAAGGCAGCTATCGCTCGCAAGAAGAGTTGGCATTCGCGCTAGCACAACAAGGCTTTGAGCACGTATCCCAGTCAAAAGTCTCGCGTATGTTGGCAAAACTGGGCGCGGTTAAAACCCGTAATAGCCAAAACGAAATTTGTTATAACTTGCCTGACGCGCTAATCATCCCGAAAACCAAGCACCCGATTGAAACTATCGCGCTCGACTTAAAGCACAATAACTACCAAATCGTATTGAAAACAGGTACAGGTGGTGCGCCATTAATGGCGCGTGTTTTAGACTCGCTAGAAGAGTCGATTGGCATACTGGGCACCATTGCCGGTGACGATACCGTGCTGATTATCCCCGAAGATATTGCGCAAATCGACGCAATTTCGCAAGCGATTATCGATATGCTTGATATTCCAACTAGGCGCAATTAA
- a CDS encoding EamA family transporter, with product MSLKDSLLAFVIVAIWGFNFIVIAWGLAHMPPLMMGAGRFLFVGVIGCLLVKRPNIKLRWLALYALTLCFGQFALLFCAIAFGMPAGLASLVLQSQALFTIVLSALLLSEAIKPAQLLAMLVAGAGLTIIGLSEQATQMTAIGFALTIASAALWGSGNVINRKINQAGYLANAHSSSGSRAPSLRNNPGLGLVVWSSWFALIPFAVASLLFEGSEAIVASLAQFNLTGFGVLLYLSVCASMLGYSLWSYLLTRYPAGQVAPLTLAVPVVGLLCAMVFLNEQVTSGQWLGIVVVMFGLVINMKGERLAQLFKLKVSRNAKG from the coding sequence ATGTCACTTAAAGATAGTTTGCTCGCTTTTGTTATCGTCGCCATCTGGGGTTTTAATTTTATCGTTATCGCATGGGGATTAGCGCATATGCCGCCACTGATGATGGGCGCGGGGCGCTTTTTGTTTGTCGGTGTGATTGGTTGCTTATTGGTGAAACGCCCGAATATTAAGCTGCGCTGGTTAGCACTATATGCATTAACTTTGTGCTTTGGGCAGTTTGCTTTACTCTTTTGCGCGATTGCCTTTGGTATGCCAGCAGGGCTTGCTTCGCTGGTGTTGCAATCACAAGCGCTTTTCACCATTGTGTTGTCGGCATTACTGCTAAGCGAAGCGATAAAGCCTGCGCAACTACTCGCCATGCTGGTGGCCGGGGCTGGCCTGACAATTATTGGTTTGAGCGAGCAAGCTACGCAGATGACAGCTATTGGCTTTGCACTCACTATTGCCTCCGCAGCACTTTGGGGCAGTGGTAATGTGATTAATCGCAAGATCAATCAAGCGGGCTACTTGGCTAACGCTCATTCATCGAGCGGAAGTCGCGCACCGAGTCTAAGAAATAATCCTGGGCTTGGTTTAGTGGTGTGGTCTTCTTGGTTTGCATTGATCCCTTTTGCCGTCGCAAGTTTGCTATTTGAAGGTAGCGAGGCAATTGTGGCGAGCTTAGCGCAATTTAATCTCACCGGGTTTGGTGTACTGCTGTATTTGTCAGTTTGTGCGTCCATGCTCGGTTATAGCTTGTGGAGCTACTTGCTCACCCGTTATCCAGCAGGCCAAGTGGCGCCGCTAACTCTTGCTGTACCCGTTGTCGGTTTGCTCTGCGCTATGGTGTTTTTAAATGAACAAGTGACGAGCGGGCAATGGCTAGGGATTGTGGTTGTGATGTTTGGATTAGTGATTAATATGAAAGGCGAGCGGCTGGCGCAATTATTCAAACTCAAGGTGAGTCGCAACGCGAAAGGCTAG
- the rdgB gene encoding RdgB/HAM1 family non-canonical purine NTP pyrophosphatase, with the protein MTKIVLATGNQGKVNELANLLAAHNIEVLPQSQFDVPDVAETGTTFVENAIIKARHAAKITGLPAIADDSGLAVDALGGAPGVYSARYSSDIADQVSNATNNDKLLAALADVPEQERTARFHCVLVYMRHADDPTPVICHGVWEGSILTEKRGEQGFGYDPLFWVEQYQCSSAELDRSDKNQLSHRGQALAQLVKHF; encoded by the coding sequence ATGACCAAAATTGTTTTAGCCACAGGCAACCAAGGTAAAGTTAATGAACTTGCCAACTTATTGGCAGCGCATAACATCGAAGTATTGCCACAAAGCCAATTCGATGTGCCGGATGTTGCCGAAACCGGCACCACCTTTGTTGAGAATGCCATTATCAAGGCGCGCCATGCAGCTAAAATTACCGGCTTACCGGCGATTGCCGACGACTCAGGTCTGGCGGTTGACGCGCTTGGCGGCGCTCCGGGCGTGTATTCTGCTCGTTATTCCAGTGACATCGCCGACCAAGTTAGCAACGCGACAAATAACGATAAACTACTTGCTGCCCTTGCCGATGTACCAGAACAAGAGCGCACAGCCAGATTCCACTGCGTGTTAGTGTATATGCGCCATGCCGACGACCCAACGCCAGTGATTTGCCACGGTGTGTGGGAAGGTTCAATTTTAACCGAAAAGCGCGGCGAACAAGGCTTTGGCTACGACCCGCTGTTTTGGGTAGAGCAGTACCAATGTAGCTCTGCTGAGCTTGACCGCAGCGATAAAAATCAGCTGAGCCATCGCGGTCAAGCGCTTGCCCAGTTAGTTAAGCATTTTTAA
- a CDS encoding DUF1513 domain-containing protein — MKQLSRLPRRNFCQLLVAGATSSLLFGCDSSGAGKASLGQLLSSDVNTNTGLFVSALKDTSIADDPYFIGVFNQAGEIISRAQLPGRGHQVIDVPNKANKVLAFARRPGNWLVEIDALTGEISQQFTTETHHHSFGHGCFSADGRYLFTTEHAYTEQLPAKPVHGKIVVRDSRNYQVIAEYDSGGVGPHQCELMPDGKTLVIANGGIYTHPKQPRKKLNLATMAPNLSYMDIATGKIIASYQPNHFQSSIRHLAVASTGQVIMGIQQQNKQGLIEPLILSHQGENQLTPMQANEDIWRQFNHYTASVCINDEGTIAAISSPRGDITSYWQLSDLTLLAKHKYRDGAGVSYHQNEFVLTNGLGRIVGSQPGIAQKQARVKRDTWSQNLHIQWDNHVARIS; from the coding sequence ATGAAGCAATTGAGTCGCTTACCGCGTCGAAATTTCTGCCAACTCTTGGTTGCTGGTGCCACCAGCAGCCTACTGTTTGGCTGTGATAGCTCGGGCGCAGGTAAAGCTAGCCTTGGTCAGTTGCTCTCCTCTGACGTTAACACTAATACGGGGCTTTTTGTCAGCGCATTAAAAGACACCAGTATTGCTGATGATCCTTATTTTATTGGCGTATTTAATCAAGCTGGTGAAATTATCAGTCGAGCCCAATTGCCGGGCCGGGGCCACCAAGTGATTGATGTCCCGAACAAAGCGAACAAAGTGCTCGCCTTTGCGCGTCGTCCTGGTAACTGGTTGGTCGAAATTGATGCGTTAACCGGCGAGATTAGCCAACAATTTACCACAGAAACTCACCATCACTCGTTTGGTCATGGCTGTTTCAGTGCCGACGGCAGGTATTTATTTACCACTGAACACGCCTATACAGAGCAACTTCCTGCTAAGCCAGTGCATGGCAAAATTGTCGTTCGCGATAGCCGTAACTATCAAGTCATTGCAGAATACGACTCAGGTGGTGTTGGCCCACACCAATGTGAGCTAATGCCGGATGGCAAAACCCTAGTGATCGCCAATGGTGGTATTTACACGCACCCCAAGCAACCACGAAAAAAGCTTAATCTCGCGACCATGGCACCGAACTTGAGTTATATGGATATTGCGACAGGTAAAATTATCGCCAGCTATCAGCCTAACCACTTTCAATCGAGTATCCGCCATTTAGCGGTGGCGAGCACTGGACAAGTGATCATGGGCATTCAACAGCAAAACAAGCAAGGGTTGATCGAGCCACTCATTTTGTCCCACCAAGGTGAGAATCAGCTGACGCCAATGCAGGCAAATGAGGATATTTGGCGACAATTCAACCATTACACGGCCAGCGTTTGCATTAACGACGAAGGTACGATTGCCGCGATTAGCTCACCACGAGGTGATATTACCTCTTATTGGCAATTATCGGACTTGACCTTACTGGCCAAACACAAGTATCGCGATGGTGCAGGCGTAAGCTACCATCAAAACGAGTTTGTTTTAACCAATGGTCTTGGCCGCATCGTCGGCAGTCAGCCCGGGATAGCGCAAAAACAGGCCAGGGTGAAACGCGATACTTGGAGCCAAAACTTACATATTCAGTGGGACAATCACGTTGCTCGAATCAGCTGA
- the tadA gene encoding tRNA adenosine(34) deaminase TadA, which produces MKEIAALTHESNSSDKAVFTAQDHKFMTRAMELAQIAEQHNEIPVGAVVVYQGEIVGEGYNRSIIDNDPSAHAEMMAVRAAGKTLGNYRLIDCTLYVTLEPCPMCAGLLVHSRVKRVVFAAPDEKTGAAGTVFNLTHEPKLNHLIDVNSGLMQAECSAMLSHFFKRRRAEIKAAKQLKKQQLAQAQQQEK; this is translated from the coding sequence ATGAAAGAAATTGCGGCATTAACTCACGAGTCCAATAGCTCAGACAAAGCAGTATTTACAGCCCAAGATCACAAGTTTATGACAAGGGCCATGGAACTGGCGCAAATCGCTGAGCAACACAATGAGATTCCCGTTGGCGCCGTCGTTGTTTATCAAGGAGAGATTGTCGGCGAAGGTTACAACCGCTCCATCATTGACAATGATCCTTCAGCGCATGCGGAAATGATGGCAGTGCGCGCGGCAGGTAAAACGCTGGGGAATTACCGCCTGATTGACTGCACCTTATACGTTACGTTAGAGCCTTGCCCCATGTGTGCTGGCCTATTAGTACACAGCCGAGTCAAGCGTGTGGTATTTGCAGCGCCAGATGAAAAAACAGGCGCGGCGGGAACGGTATTTAACTTAACACATGAGCCTAAGCTAAATCACCTCATTGATGTTAATTCTGGCTTGATGCAAGCGGAATGTAGCGCTATGCTGTCGCACTTTTTTAAACGACGCCGCGCCGAAATTAAAGCGGCCAAGCAGTTAAAGAAGCAGCAACTGGCGCAAGCACAGCAACAAGAAAAGTAG